A DNA window from Amphiprion ocellaris isolate individual 3 ecotype Okinawa chromosome 8, ASM2253959v1, whole genome shotgun sequence contains the following coding sequences:
- the LOC111588295 gene encoding zinc finger protein PLAGL2-like — protein sequence MFHQQSHLKNQLRENDPASRQLFHCQECGKQYNTQLGYRRHLVAAHGAAASLPCPEGAPSLLEQLGGHIDRPPPSEVNTSVAAPVRERKYSCERCERRFYTRKDVRRHAVVHTGRRDFLCPRCAQRFGRRDHLTRHLKKSHAQESGLMPPCTPSTPVATPTPATQCPVKEEPSPVTSDMGSVSKEPIEAFSRDMYPSYPMTNPVPGMGHSHGLMQGSLSSSMGVGRHMSPQSSHPHHHHLQPPAAPQQQPYSNMSRYQHGSTSYPRADVDSFLLDLQSAPPPHLSAVNSSTSTSASPQREVLGEGAGGDSHLLSRSPAVSSSELSCTTNMDLGPLLSFLPFSLPSYSPHMGMGGLVMSYPPATTTTSSPSPSTGLSSQAPGPFTFFQHPQAHAPQGPGAHNHSQLPQTYSSPAMSTSSSLPHYYQAFQQ from the coding sequence ATGTTCCACCAGCAGAGCCATCTGAAAAACCAGCTGCGGGAGAACGAcccagccagcaggcagctCTTTCACTGCCAGGAGTGTGGGAAGCAGTACAACACGCAACTTGGTTACAGACGCCACCTGGTAGCAGCTCACGGTGCTGCAGCAAGCCTCCCCTGCCCAGAGGGAGCTCCTTCCCTGCTGGAGCAGCTAGGCGGCCATATTGACCGGCCTCCACCATCAGAGGTCAACACCAGTGTTGCTGCACCAGTGAGAGAGAGGAAGTATTCTTGTGAGCGATGCGAACGCCGTTTTTACACTCGAAAGGATGTACGACGTCATGCTGTGGTGCATACTGGGCGCCGTGACTTCCTATGCCCACGCTGTGCACAACGCTTTGGCCGCAGAGACCACCTGACTCGTCACTTGAAGAAGAGCCATGCTCAAGAGTCAGGGTTGATGCCGCCCTGTACTCCCAGCACTCCTGTGGCTACACCAACCCCTGCCACTCAGTGCCCTGTAAAAGAGGAGCCCAGCCCTGTGACCTCTGATATGGGCTCTGTCTCCAAGGAGCCCATTGAGGCTTTCTCCAGGGACATGTACCCTTCCTATCCCATGACCAATCCTGTTCCTGGAATGGGCCACTCCCACGGCCTCATGCAGGGTTCTTTGTCCTCGAGCATGGGTGTGGGTCGCCACATGTCCCCCCAGTCTTCTCACCCCCATCACCATCACCTTCAGCCCCCGGcagctccacagcagcagccCTACAGCAACATGTCTCGGTACCAGCACGGATCTACCTCATATCCTCGTGCTGACGTGGACAGTTTCTTGCTGGACCTGCAGAGTGCCCCCCCACCTCACCTGAGTGCAGTCAACTCCTCTACCTCGACTTCTGCCTCCCCTCAGAGGGAGGTTCTGGGTGAAGGAGCTGGTGGTGACTCCCATCTGCTGTCCAGGAGCCCCGCTGTCTCCTCGTCTGAGCTGTCCTGCACCACAAACATGGACCTCGGACCTCTGCTGAGCTTCTTGCCTTTCAGCTTGCCATCTTACAGCCCTCACATGGGAATGGGAGGGCTAGTGATGAGCTATCCacctgccaccaccaccacttccTCCCCATCCCCTTCCACAGGGCTGTCCTCCCAGGCACCAGGGCCTTTTACCTTCTTCCAGCATCCCCAGGCTCATGCACCACAGGGCCCAGGAGCCCACAACCACAGCCAGCTACCTCAAACATACAGCAGTCCTGCTATGAGCACTTCCAGCTCCCTACCTCACTACTACCAGGCCTTTCAGCAGTAA